A genomic window from Providencia alcalifaciens includes:
- the bet gene encoding phage recombination protein Bet: MEKPKLIQRFAERFSVDPNKLFDTLKATAFKQRDGSAPTNEQMMALLVVADQYGLNPFTKEIFAFPDKQAGIIPVVGVDGWSRIINQHDQFDGMEFKTSENKVSLDGAKECPEWMECIIYRRDRSHPVKITEYLDEVYRPPFEGNGKNGPYRVDGPWQTHTKRMLRHKSMIQCSRIAFGFVGIFDQDEAERIIEGQATHVVEPSVIPPEQVDDRTRGLVYKLIERAEASNAWNSALEYANEHFQGVELTFAKQEIFNAQQQAAKALTQPLAS; the protein is encoded by the coding sequence ATGGAAAAACCAAAGCTAATCCAACGCTTTGCTGAGCGCTTTAGTGTCGATCCAAACAAATTGTTCGATACCCTAAAAGCAACAGCATTCAAGCAACGTGACGGTAGTGCACCGACCAATGAGCAGATGATGGCGCTCTTGGTGGTTGCAGATCAGTACGGCTTGAACCCTTTCACCAAAGAGATTTTTGCGTTCCCTGATAAACAAGCTGGAATTATTCCAGTGGTAGGTGTCGATGGATGGTCTCGCATCATCAATCAACACGACCAGTTTGATGGCATGGAGTTTAAGACTTCAGAAAACAAAGTCTCACTGGATGGCGCGAAAGAATGCCCTGAATGGATGGAATGCATCATCTATCGGCGCGACCGTTCGCACCCAGTCAAAATCACTGAGTATCTGGATGAAGTCTATCGACCGCCTTTTGAAGGTAACGGCAAAAATGGCCCTTACCGGGTAGATGGTCCATGGCAGACGCACACTAAGCGAATGCTAAGACATAAATCCATGATCCAGTGTTCCCGCATTGCGTTTGGCTTTGTGGGAATTTTCGATCAAGACGAAGCGGAGCGAATTATCGAAGGCCAAGCAACACACGTTGTTGAGCCATCGGTGATTCCACCCGAGCAAGTTGATGATCGAACCCGAGGGCTTGTTTACAAGCTTATCGAGCGGGCGGAAGCTTCAAACGCTTGGAATAGTGCATTGGAATATGCCAATGAACATTTTCAAGGTGTTGAACTGACGTTTGCGAAACAAGAAATATTTAATGCACAGCAACAAGCAGCCAAAGCGCTCACACAGCCTTTAGCTTCTTAG
- a CDS encoding YqaJ viral recombinase family protein produces MKVIDLSQRTPAWHQWRIAGVTASEAPIIMGRSPYKTPWRLWAEKTGFVLPEDLSNNPNVLRGIRLEPQARRAFENAHNDFLLPLCAEADHNAIFRASFDGINDAGEPVELKCPCQSVFEDVQAHREQSEAYQLYWVQVQHQILVANSTRGWLVFYFEDQLIEFEIQRDAAFLTELQETALQFWELVQTKKEPSKCPEQDCFVPKGEAQYRWTSLSRQYCSAHAEVVRLENHIKSLKEEMRDAQSKLVAMMGNYAHADYAGVKLSRYMMAGTVDYKQLATDKLGELDEQVLAAYRKAPQERLRISTNKPEQPVETPIKISLEQENLVLPGDSPSSFYF; encoded by the coding sequence ATGAAGGTTATCGACCTATCACAACGTACTCCTGCATGGCACCAGTGGCGCATTGCAGGGGTTACGGCATCTGAAGCCCCAATTATTATGGGGCGTTCACCCTACAAAACACCTTGGCGATTATGGGCAGAAAAAACTGGATTCGTATTACCGGAAGACCTGTCGAATAATCCAAATGTGCTTCGCGGTATACGGTTGGAGCCTCAAGCAAGGCGAGCATTTGAAAATGCGCATAATGACTTTCTTCTGCCGTTATGTGCAGAAGCCGATCATAACGCAATCTTTCGAGCCAGCTTTGATGGCATCAACGATGCGGGCGAGCCCGTTGAACTGAAATGTCCTTGCCAGTCAGTTTTTGAGGATGTGCAAGCTCATCGAGAACAAAGCGAGGCGTACCAGTTGTATTGGGTGCAAGTACAGCATCAAATACTGGTCGCCAATAGCACGCGTGGTTGGTTGGTATTCTATTTTGAGGATCAACTGATTGAGTTTGAAATACAACGAGACGCGGCGTTCTTAACTGAATTGCAAGAAACAGCGCTTCAGTTTTGGGAGTTAGTACAGACCAAAAAAGAACCGTCAAAATGCCCTGAGCAAGATTGTTTTGTTCCTAAGGGTGAAGCCCAATACCGTTGGACATCGCTGTCTCGACAGTATTGCTCAGCACATGCCGAAGTGGTCCGACTGGAAAATCACATTAAATCTTTGAAAGAGGAAATGCGAGACGCCCAGTCAAAATTGGTCGCCATGATGGGTAACTACGCTCATGCCGACTATGCTGGGGTCAAACTCAGCCGCTACATGATGGCGGGCACGGTGGACTATAAGCAATTGGCCACCGATAAGTTAGGCGAGCTGGATGAACAGGTTTTAGCCGCTTACCGAAAAGCGCCACAAGAGCGGTTGCGCATTAGCACCAATAAGCCAGAGCAGCCCGTTGAAACACCAATCAAAATCAGCCTTGAGCAAGAGAACTTGGTTCTGCCAGGTGACTCGCCGAGCTCATTTTATTTTTAA
- a CDS encoding AAA family ATPase, with protein sequence MTEQSPFLVQVNQAFNVPAPDAFVLEGFSADTTHPNIPVRKDEYVFRKEDLRDVLAFLSHPDGDGLYITGPTGCGKTSLICQVASRLNWPVQQITAHGRLELSDLIGHHTLVNGNMTFVYGPLALAVKHGHLLIINEMDLAEPAELAGLNDILEGAPLAIAQNGGEIIMPHNKFRFIATGNSAGSGDQTGLYQGVLQQNLAFLDRFRIIEATYAEPSVEEAILENVAPGLPEVFRQKMVKVAGDIRRLFIGGADGGAELSITMSTRTLVRWAKLTLAFKGAPNAVEYALVRSLTARAELEQREAIHRIAADVFGDHWED encoded by the coding sequence ATGACTGAACAATCCCCATTTTTGGTTCAAGTGAATCAAGCGTTTAATGTCCCGGCTCCTGATGCTTTCGTTCTGGAAGGATTTAGTGCCGACACTACCCATCCAAACATTCCCGTTCGCAAGGACGAGTATGTTTTTAGAAAAGAAGACTTACGTGACGTATTGGCGTTCTTGTCTCACCCAGACGGTGACGGTTTGTATATTACAGGCCCCACTGGATGCGGTAAGACCTCGCTAATTTGCCAAGTTGCTTCTCGATTGAATTGGCCTGTTCAGCAAATTACTGCGCACGGTCGATTGGAATTGTCCGATCTTATCGGTCACCACACACTGGTTAATGGCAACATGACCTTTGTGTATGGACCGCTGGCACTGGCTGTAAAGCATGGCCATTTGCTGATCATTAATGAAATGGATCTTGCTGAGCCTGCTGAACTGGCTGGGCTCAATGACATTTTGGAAGGTGCCCCTTTGGCCATCGCACAAAATGGCGGAGAGATCATCATGCCACACAACAAGTTTCGTTTTATCGCTACCGGCAACAGTGCGGGCAGCGGTGACCAAACGGGCTTGTATCAAGGCGTGCTTCAACAGAATTTGGCTTTCCTTGATCGCTTTAGAATCATTGAAGCGACCTATGCAGAACCATCTGTAGAGGAAGCCATTCTGGAGAACGTTGCGCCGGGCTTACCAGAGGTCTTTCGCCAAAAAATGGTGAAGGTGGCTGGTGACATTCGTCGTCTTTTTATTGGGGGCGCGGATGGCGGTGCAGAGCTTAGTATCACCATGTCCACTCGGACCTTGGTGCGCTGGGCAAAGTTAACACTTGCTTTTAAAGGCGCTCCTAACGCAGTGGAGTATGCACTGGTTCGGTCTTTGACGGCTCGTGCTGAGTTGGAGCAACGTGAAGCCATTCACCGTATTGCCGCTGATGTCTTCGGTGACCACTGGGAGGATTGA
- a CDS encoding DUF3150 domain-containing protein: MSIQTLDKLLICHIDCSIWSGRKKLRPEDFRLANGSQLPPKDVASLGSKKICDPEALANFERLKKEAQRLCEQVGVRFLGGYAVPEDRIDQIVPELDRIGQEFAQCKQLFLDNYDQVTFDWVAKHPEFADAIRRALSPIEDVEQRLQFDYAIYRMQPAEQAGGLDDKVNGMGHTLFREVARDANELFERSVAGKNQISQRALNPLKRLRDKLDGLSFLDHRVQPMVEAMDNLFVRLPKTGPVTDNLYHELMATILILSDPDKMRMHGEGQLDIRQLMPKPEPKPAQPVSAQADNLRAIPQPTVRPNLGSTVPNSFYF, encoded by the coding sequence ATGAGTATTCAAACCCTCGACAAACTGTTGATTTGTCACATCGACTGTTCCATCTGGAGCGGTAGAAAAAAGCTAAGGCCTGAAGATTTCAGATTAGCCAATGGCAGCCAACTTCCACCGAAGGATGTTGCCAGCTTAGGGAGTAAAAAAATTTGCGACCCAGAGGCATTGGCGAACTTTGAAAGGCTTAAGAAAGAAGCGCAGCGCTTGTGTGAGCAAGTCGGTGTGCGGTTTTTAGGTGGCTATGCCGTCCCTGAAGACCGAATTGATCAGATTGTTCCAGAGCTTGACAGGATCGGTCAGGAGTTTGCGCAGTGCAAGCAGTTGTTCTTGGACAACTATGATCAGGTGACGTTTGACTGGGTTGCGAAACACCCGGAATTTGCAGATGCAATTCGGCGTGCGCTGTCACCCATCGAAGACGTGGAACAACGGCTTCAGTTCGATTATGCCATCTATCGAATGCAACCGGCTGAACAAGCTGGTGGCTTAGATGACAAGGTCAATGGCATGGGACACACCCTATTTAGGGAGGTGGCTCGTGATGCTAATGAACTGTTTGAGCGTTCCGTTGCAGGAAAGAATCAAATCAGTCAGCGTGCCCTTAATCCTCTCAAGCGATTAAGAGACAAGTTGGATGGTTTGTCATTCCTGGATCATCGAGTTCAGCCGATGGTTGAAGCGATGGACAATTTATTTGTTCGTCTGCCGAAGACCGGCCCTGTGACAGACAATCTCTATCACGAACTGATGGCGACCATTTTAATTTTGTCTGATCCAGACAAGATGAGAATGCACGGTGAAGGTCAATTGGATATCAGACAACTGATGCCCAAACCTGAACCTAAACCCGCACAGCCAGTATCTGCTCAGGCAGATAACTTACGTGCAATACCACAACCAACCGTCAGACCAAACCTTGGTTCGACTGTACCAAACTCATTTTATTTCTAA
- a CDS encoding VWA domain-containing protein produces the protein MNHPLKNALPIVAAAYGEKFGVKVLIQGQDAFTDGERIVIPTANPDDPHYQQIAWGYLAHEAAHIRHTNFDMVKKASSKPIRKALLNIIEDVRIENELAKDYPGTRRSISQVIEYMVDTQQMCVPEQPEPASNLQAWLLFRLRCHFLGQKALTPLYQAVDERVRQLFPAAAMSRLSAMLTAVPSLASTGEVLKLVDAIVAMLEEESRPPQDESDADGGDDIGQDASNDSNSSSDSQTPETSSSATGDAAETSDSDNSDQADNLRQALEASAAHFEPDTFAQVAEVLSEQAEGHQGVTPLSLPQAEQAMLGDEAILTLSASESAQIRARLRGMVQSSQDNRNHAKRYGLRVATHRLAASQAGESRLFIQRQPRIAPNAAVHLLVDISGSMGKPIGEGNRKYFHVANEAALALAMALEGIPGVVPAVSYFPGIHQEVSIALLPKQSVRHRAACFDQKPRGCTPMAQAMWFAANSLLAQKQKRKLMIVLTDGDPDDWAATHDIVDRCRRSGFELLGIGIQTRSVEKFFPRSIVINDVKDLKRELFEVTQQLIIQ, from the coding sequence ATGAATCATCCATTAAAAAATGCACTGCCAATCGTTGCCGCCGCTTATGGCGAAAAGTTTGGTGTGAAGGTGCTTATTCAAGGACAAGATGCGTTTACCGATGGTGAGCGGATTGTGATCCCAACAGCAAACCCAGACGACCCACACTATCAACAAATAGCTTGGGGTTATCTGGCTCATGAAGCGGCGCATATTCGGCATACCAATTTTGACATGGTGAAGAAGGCGTCGTCTAAGCCGATCCGTAAGGCACTTCTCAATATTATTGAGGATGTGCGCATTGAAAACGAATTGGCAAAGGATTACCCCGGAACCCGGCGCAGTATTTCGCAAGTGATTGAGTACATGGTGGACACACAGCAAATGTGTGTACCTGAACAGCCTGAGCCTGCATCTAACTTGCAAGCCTGGTTGTTGTTTCGCTTGAGATGCCATTTTCTGGGCCAGAAAGCGCTGACGCCTTTGTATCAAGCTGTTGATGAAAGAGTGAGACAACTCTTTCCTGCCGCAGCGATGAGCCGGTTAAGCGCCATGCTGACAGCAGTGCCTAGCCTGGCATCTACAGGTGAAGTGCTGAAACTTGTCGATGCCATCGTTGCCATGTTGGAAGAAGAATCTCGTCCACCACAGGATGAGTCTGATGCTGATGGCGGTGATGACATTGGACAAGATGCGAGTAATGACAGCAATAGCAGTAGTGACAGTCAAACCCCGGAAACAAGTTCGTCTGCAACAGGGGATGCTGCTGAAACGAGTGATTCAGATAACTCTGATCAAGCTGATAATTTGCGACAAGCCTTAGAGGCCAGTGCCGCTCACTTTGAACCCGATACCTTTGCACAAGTGGCAGAAGTGTTGTCGGAACAAGCAGAAGGACATCAGGGCGTCACTCCACTCAGTTTGCCCCAAGCAGAGCAAGCTATGTTGGGTGATGAGGCTATCTTGACCTTATCGGCGTCTGAGTCGGCTCAAATTCGAGCCCGACTTAGGGGCATGGTTCAGTCCAGTCAGGACAATCGGAATCATGCCAAACGGTACGGTCTTCGAGTGGCAACTCATCGTCTTGCCGCTTCACAAGCAGGTGAGTCGAGATTGTTTATTCAAAGGCAGCCCCGCATTGCGCCTAATGCTGCTGTGCACTTGCTTGTCGATATATCGGGCTCAATGGGTAAGCCCATTGGCGAAGGTAATCGCAAGTATTTTCATGTTGCCAATGAAGCCGCTTTGGCTTTAGCCATGGCATTGGAAGGTATACCGGGTGTTGTACCTGCGGTCAGTTATTTTCCTGGTATTCATCAGGAAGTTTCTATCGCGTTATTGCCCAAGCAATCGGTTCGACATCGGGCCGCCTGTTTTGACCAAAAACCAAGAGGTTGTACGCCTATGGCACAAGCTATGTGGTTTGCGGCAAACAGTTTGTTGGCACAAAAACAGAAGCGAAAGCTAATGATAGTGCTAACGGATGGTGACCCAGATGATTGGGCTGCCACGCATGACATTGTTGACCGGTGCAGACGCAGTGGCTTTGAGCTGCTGGGGATCGGGATTCAAACACGCAGTGTTGAGAAATTCTTTCCTCGAAGCATCGTGATTAACGACGTCAAAGATCTGAAGCGTGAGTTATTCGAAGTAACACAACAACTGATAATTCAGTAA
- the radC gene encoding RadC family protein: MKNRKFLAGEEAGTYIVPEQVTEADILDMALKLARGRLSKGRKIEQPSSAFSYLQTLMHEYEHEVFGVLFLDTKHRVIRFEELFKGTLDAASVYPREVTKRALELNAAAVILVHNHPSGDPEPSEADKRITHRLRDALSLVDIRTLDHVVVASEGCVSLAERGYL; encoded by the coding sequence ATGAAAAACAGAAAGTTCTTAGCTGGCGAAGAAGCCGGTACTTACATCGTTCCTGAGCAAGTGACTGAAGCGGATATCTTAGATATGGCGCTCAAGCTTGCCCGTGGTCGATTGAGTAAAGGTCGAAAAATTGAACAGCCATCGTCGGCGTTCTCATACCTGCAAACACTGATGCACGAGTATGAGCACGAAGTCTTTGGCGTACTGTTTCTTGATACAAAGCATCGCGTTATTCGATTTGAAGAGCTGTTCAAAGGCACTTTAGATGCAGCGAGCGTTTATCCAAGGGAAGTAACAAAACGAGCGCTAGAACTTAATGCGGCAGCAGTGATACTGGTTCATAACCATCCATCGGGTGATCCTGAACCCAGTGAAGCTGATAAACGCATCACTCATCGACTCCGTGACGCCTTGTCACTTGTTGATATTCGAACGCTTGACCATGTCGTGGTCGCATCCGAGGGCTGCGTTTCGCTTGCCGAACGCGGTTATCTTTAA
- a CDS encoding DUF7146 domain-containing protein → MALPLQIETVRPYLNGQWLQVLAVLVPELDAAIARKGRHVACPVHGGRDGFRLFKDAEYTGGGVCNTCGIFHDGFELLSWINGWNFAQSIEAIGQVLGIQPGQIQAPIRPIPSNAVDWKARKQDEDKAIIHRLNQTWGETFSLADTRAQPVWNYMHRRGIVTRLRPEWDSVLRYHPNLPYHDEDGLFIDSYPALLGKIVTQQGRSATFHRIYLSEDGFKAPVEKPKKMMPIPSDRTITGGAIPIGEPGEVLGVSEGIETALAVTRATGQTCWSVVNATLLARFEPPSNVKMLYIWADHDLSETGLNAANELKKKAWQKGILTQVLIPPIPTSLGVKSWDWNDVLNVYGAMGFPKVHI, encoded by the coding sequence ATGGCGTTACCTTTACAAATTGAAACAGTAAGGCCATATCTTAATGGCCAATGGCTTCAAGTATTAGCGGTATTGGTGCCAGAACTTGATGCCGCCATTGCTCGAAAGGGCCGTCATGTGGCTTGTCCTGTTCATGGCGGTCGTGATGGCTTTAGGCTATTCAAAGATGCTGAATATACCGGAGGTGGCGTTTGTAACACCTGCGGTATCTTTCATGATGGTTTTGAACTGTTGTCTTGGATTAATGGATGGAACTTTGCTCAGTCTATTGAAGCAATCGGCCAGGTTCTTGGTATTCAACCCGGACAAATACAAGCGCCTATTCGGCCAATACCGAGTAACGCAGTTGATTGGAAGGCTAGAAAGCAGGACGAGGACAAAGCGATTATCCATCGCTTGAATCAAACCTGGGGAGAAACGTTTTCTCTTGCAGATACTCGTGCGCAACCAGTTTGGAACTACATGCATCGTCGTGGCATTGTTACCCGGCTTCGTCCTGAATGGGATTCGGTGCTGAGGTATCATCCAAACTTGCCTTACCATGATGAAGATGGCTTGTTTATCGATAGCTACCCAGCGCTGCTAGGTAAAATCGTTACTCAGCAAGGGCGTTCGGCCACGTTTCATCGGATCTACCTAAGTGAAGATGGATTCAAAGCGCCGGTTGAAAAGCCTAAAAAGATGATGCCGATACCAAGTGACAGAACAATCACTGGTGGTGCCATTCCGATAGGTGAGCCTGGTGAGGTATTAGGTGTTTCTGAAGGCATCGAAACAGCTTTAGCGGTTACCAGAGCTACGGGACAGACATGTTGGTCGGTTGTGAATGCAACGCTACTGGCTAGGTTTGAACCACCAAGTAATGTGAAAATGCTGTACATCTGGGCAGATCACGATCTCTCTGAGACCGGCCTGAATGCAGCGAATGAACTCAAGAAAAAAGCCTGGCAAAAAGGCATTCTGACACAAGTTCTGATCCCTCCGATACCAACGTCACTTGGCGTGAAAAGTTGGGATTGGAATGATGTGCTGAATGTTTACGGTGCCATGGGCTTTCCGAAAGTTCATATCTGA
- the dfrA1 gene encoding trimethoprim-resistant dihydrofolate reductase DfrA1: protein MKLSLMVAISKNGVIGNGPDIPWSAKGEQLLFKAITYNQWLLVGRKTFESMGALPNRKYAVVTRSSFTSDNENVLIFPSIKDALTNLKKITDHVIVSGGGEIYKSLIDQVDTLHISTIDIEPEGDVYFPEIPSNFRPVFTQDFASNINYSYQIWQKG, encoded by the coding sequence GTGAAACTATCACTAATGGTAGCTATATCGAAGAATGGAGTTATCGGGAATGGCCCTGATATTCCATGGAGTGCCAAAGGTGAACAGCTCCTGTTTAAAGCTATTACCTATAACCAATGGCTGTTGGTTGGACGCAAGACTTTTGAATCAATGGGAGCATTACCCAACCGAAAGTATGCGGTCGTAACACGTTCAAGTTTTACATCTGACAATGAGAACGTATTGATCTTTCCATCAATTAAAGATGCTTTAACCAACCTAAAGAAAATAACGGATCATGTCATTGTTTCAGGTGGTGGGGAGATATACAAAAGCCTGATCGATCAAGTAGATACACTACATATATCTACAATAGACATCGAGCCGGAAGGTGATGTTTACTTTCCTGAAATCCCCAGCAATTTTAGGCCAGTTTTTACCCAAGACTTCGCCTCTAACATAAATTATAGTTACCAAATCTGGCAAAAGGGTTAA
- a CDS encoding DUF6210 family protein codes for MKSISLYDLEQPALILLDSGGAKYMNQVGGTACLQKSEHGYLYPISNDHNNGLLDIKLSEACRDLAVLTDESALRLESCLSHLVELDIKVQTSRLAHSSEAWVYVFSSLGDAVLTWCNSD; via the coding sequence ATGAAATCAATCAGTCTCTATGATTTAGAACAACCAGCATTAATCCTGTTGGATAGTGGCGGCGCAAAATATATGAACCAAGTTGGCGGGACAGCATGTTTGCAGAAATCGGAACATGGATATCTATATCCAATTTCAAATGACCACAATAATGGCTTACTTGACATTAAACTGAGTGAGGCTTGCAGAGATCTCGCAGTTCTTACGGATGAGTCAGCTCTCAGGCTTGAAAGCTGTCTATCTCATTTGGTGGAGCTAGATATTAAAGTTCAAACTAGTAGGCTTGCGCATAGCTCAGAGGCTTGGGTTTATGTCTTTTCCAGCCTTGGGGACGCTGTTTTAACTTGGTGCAACAGTGATTAA